The nucleotide sequence attcagaatgcagcggcacggctgatcttcaatgagcccaaaagaacccatgttacacctctctttatctccttacattggctcccggttgcagctcgcatcaagttcaaggcactgatgcttgcatatagaacaaccacagactcggcaccggtctacttccactcactattacaaatctacacgccctctagaagtctgagatctgctagcgagcgacgcctcgtggtaccatctcaaagaggctcgaaatcactctccagaactttctcgttctctgttcctggctggtggaacgatcctcccatacatatccggaatgctggatctctgtcaatctttaagaaacagctgaaaactcacatctttcagcaatacctgacctcatcataaaaaataaaaaataaaaaaaataaatacttctccttccccttgtttattccttcccttctggcatgtactaatttgaacactgcctgtgacttggtgttacaagcacttactctgtctgttcgtctctcaaaaaaatgaatcgctgttgtactctcaattgtaagtcgctttggataaaagcgtctgcaaaatgactaaatgtaaatgtaaaggtaGCTCCAGCACCCGATCAGTCAGTTCTCCAAAGTGTTTTTCCCTCGTTCTGGGCAGACCAACATCGTGGAGCTCAACATCTGGACACCACCAGGAGTCATTGCCCAGCAGCATCCCTACCATTCTCCCTAAGTCTCGTGGGCAGGCTATTGAGGAAGAGGTTCAACAAATGCTGAAGTTAGGGGTGATCGATCCATCATGCAACAAAGTCTCAGAATTTAACGGGTACCCCAAGCCTAGTGCGGATGATTACCGGACCGACTGGTAAGGGCCCTAGACTATTGGCAGTTATCTCTCTCCAAATCTGTtgcagctttgatcacagaaataaaaaaaaaaaaactatagaaaaGCATGAATGTATAAGACAGCAACAGATTTAGATTATTTAACACAATATAACATGCTGTAAATCCACATTGAAAACAGCAtatgagctggtttaagctgatACTTTGGTGGTCTATGCTTAGTATATTCTGGTTAAACCAGCTAagaaccagcatcccagctttaaaacacacctAATCGgcatatactgttttttttttggtgttggCATCTCTGAACAAAGGAAGACATTACAGAAAACTCTTAAATGTCAATGtcaatgtaatattattaataccaGTGTAAATCTAGTAAAATAGCAGAGTAAATGTTGAATGTTGTACGTTACCCAGTAAGATACACAGACACTTGTAGAGATTCTTCATGGCTGAGGAAAGGAGTGAAGTCTTTCTTTAGGAAAAACCTTTTTAGTGATGTACGTCTTATGAAGGATCATCTGTTTAAATGTGCATCACATGACCGACCTGGACTCTCCTCCCTTCATCACACTCACCTGTCTCTCATGTTTCTAACAAACACACTATTTGTTCACATAATGTCTATAGGATAagtgtgaatttttttgtaGAGTTGTTATTGTGTACATCTTCAGTGTCATGTATACTGTGCAATAACCttcaagaaacaaacaaatcaaaacattatGTTCAGCTACAGATCTTTTAAGGGAGTGTTGAAACTCCCGTCAGTTCAGACAGGCCTAACAAATCAGGtgcaaactaaaacaaacacagattaaCAAATAGGCATCAAATACATGTGTGAGGCTTCAATGAGATCATGCTATTTCCATTCCTAGAAAAAATGAGCTTCTCTGATTCTTTTGCTTTATAAAAGATGGCTTTGTACAGTTTTACTTGCATTTTCTAACTTTAGtgttgtttaaaagttttagcATGAATGAATGGTGAATGTGTAAATGCTATGCTAAATggtgaacttttttttctgttgtcagGTAAAGGACCATGAAATACCACTTCCAAGATAAATTTATAACTTCAGTGTTGTCTGGTAAAACGGCCATACAAATAACACATTATAAGAACATTagacaaagacagacacaaCAAGGACTTACCTTTGTGAAATCATGTTGTGCCAACTTGCAAGTCCATTTGAGTCCAGGTCTCCATCTTAATTGACATCTGGAAATTCCTTGGACCTGGTTACTTACTGTCATTCTGGTCTGGTtcttgattatttattaaccaAGGGCGTAGGTTTGCTTTTGATATTGGCGGGGACCAAAGAGCCACTCACATGGTTTTccataatataacattatatttgtCCCAAATTATTGTTGATGTTCATAATCCTGGAAGATTATGTAGCCTACATCTTTCAGCACAACCTTTGGCTTTCTGTCCGTATTAAGTAATTATTTGCTAATGTATTTACTTTAACTTCTTAAATATCAACGGTATGACATTTCAGATGGGtccaaaattacaaaaagatacacatatttaatttttgatcaaaattatTGCTTCCCCCGTGTTGACTTGTTATCCCTTTTATTTACGATCAGCTACGTTTCATTGTTTTCCACTCTACAAGGCCTGTTTCGTGTTTGAGTCTTCTGTGCCCAGTTATTATTTGGTTGATAAGATATTTTGCGATGGCATTAAACAGCCTTTGCGATCTCAGCTGAGATGCAGGGGTCCATGGTCTTCTCTGGCTCATTTTGTGGACTATGCCTTATTGACCGTGAACGGTGATGTCGCTTCTGGATGGGTAGATGGGTAGGCTTTGGCGGGAAATTCGAACATGGCACTGCATCATTACATCACGTATGTAAACATAAAGATTGAGCTCCGACTTGGCTTATTCACCTCAGGATCCTGCAGGTTGCGCATTGTATATTTACAAGTTATCCTATGCTCATAGCAGCTGGAATAATCAAATGTTGTTcaatcaaaaaaatcattttgatggcgGATTGTAATCCAGTAATGATTCCAGGAAACGaatgaaattagttttaaatgtgcttctgattaCAGATAGCCTGGCTGGGACTGCAGCACATGCTAGatgttaattttaacattaaaatttatgtttttgctaTTTAGAATTTAAGTACCaccatttatttacaattcaattagcatgaattattttttaactagCAATTGGTTATTTCAACTTTAGCTAAGATGTCAATTGAAAAAGGCGCTAAGTGTCCTGTCCATAGATGCAAGCTCGTACAGTACCATGGAAGCATGAAATTGGTTTGGTGTGGCAGCAGTTTTAGCAGCATTCATTGCCATAGCAACACTCCACAGCTAACCTGCTCCAGGACAGGTTGTGCTCTGGTTTGGAAAGCTCAAAGTAAAATTTGACCAATCAGCTTCAAGCTAAATGACACATCTCTGATGCAATAAGCCACTCCCCCAGATTTTCTTACTCCAAATTAAAGGATTAAACATTAGGGTTAagataaaatcagatttttagaGATGAttagtttttataattattttatatgatttatataattattatctcCTTAATCCATTACAAAAGCCAGCTTtgtttaatagtaattattaagattttaagtTAACGTAAAAATGGATATGTGTTAAAAGACAATCAATAgatatttaagtgttttacaTAGTGTGTTAGTGTTATACCTACAACTTTATAAAGTACAACTTGCACTTTTATGGTAAGCTGTTTTCTTCACATTTTCCTCTTTCACTGATGATCGTTTCATCTTGATCTGAAGTTCTTCAATCTTTCAGTCTTTGATAGTGATTCACGCCGACTCTCTCACAAGAAGTGAATCACAGTTTCAAGGCTCGTGATTGGCTCCTCATTACTGATGTCACACGTTCATGTGCGCATGCTCCCTTAAGTCAGGATCAAGCCTGAGTTGTCAGAGAAAGCTGACGATCAGCTTCATGGTACCGACAAACCCAGACTGGACTGGTTTCGTTCGGTGGGGTTTTGTCAGATCAAAACTAATCCTGTTACCGTGAGTTTGTTTATCAGTCGCCATAATACAGGCCCCAGTTCCTTTCAGTTCAACCACATTTAAATCACATTGAAATTTTAGTCTAGAACTAgacttaagccttgtctgtgaaacctgggatatattttcttataaacttaaaaaaaactcaaggACAGTGCATCTATGCCTATATACTCCCTGCTCTGAGCACCAttatacacagacacagaaagcTGTGATTCATGACGGTGCTCAGTTCAGGCTGTACCTGAGGACAATtagaataaaatgcaaacatgctGTTCTGAATGAACGTCAGGAACAGGACGTTATTAGACTGTCCACTCCCATTCAAATCAAACCTGAGTTACTGAGCAGTTTAAGCTCAATACTTTCTGTTGGTGAATTATTctgttaacatttaaaagtaaatccttgatttattaaaaaaactacactGAAGGAACCAGGCTGAAATCTTGTATCTGAAGACAGCTCAGTGTTACGAGGAACTGGAGGACCTTGAGTACCACCCTGAAGACCCCGGATATAGAAAGAAAGTAGTGGGTACCAAcatcacagaataaaaaaagaacgaTGATCATGTCACACTGTGGGATCTCATTTGTTAGTTAAGTGAGACCGTACGACAAAAAGGAGCTGCATCGCACACTGGGCTGAAATGCCAAAAAAACGTGTATTTGAGAATGTTATAAGCATAAAAACAGCGGGGTGttgtaaaacacattaaacacagaACAGCAACTTTAGGGCGAGTAAATTAtataactttcatttttgatatCCCTTTTCTATAATTTATCAAATGGTATAAGATTTTATGTCTTCAGTCTTATTGGTGGAGTGAGGAGGGTCATGTGACGCCGGAAGAAGTGATGACACGTGACTCAATTATTAGTTTatgaacaacacacacacacgtgctaCAAATCTGTAAAGCTGCCAATACATCCCATTGTCTACAAGatcttttacatttctttttactaaAATCAAAGGACGAACTGGTTACCAACACAAGACTAGACTAGTTACCTCGTAACTTTGGTCACCAGATTACTTAACAGTAGCTGGGCTGCCATCAGGTTTATTCGGTGAAATCGTAGactctttaaattaaatccatttagcAATTCTTGTCTTTCGGTCTTTTCtaatttagactttttgtaCCATTTAAGAGTTCCCATAGCTTACTTAAaagtaaacatgcattttaccCTTGTGATGAATCATACAGATTTAGAAACAATCCAAACATATGGGTATCCCCttgaatgtggaaaaaaataatccatTTACCATCTTGACTGGAAAATACcgtttttattgtcactttttcatttattgtttgctAATGTTACTGAATGTTTAAAGTGCATGTCCTACGGCGCTGAAATGAATAAGGGATCGTCTAGAGTGACCTCTCCTGGTTAGAGATAgtattaacattataaacgtGAAGCAGCCTAGTCACGTGACCGTCGGTTGTGACTGAAAACCTTTCAGATTGCATGTTCGTGTTCACGAAGTGCTTCTTCACCTCCTTCATGAAGCTTTGGTTGCATGCAGCCTGTGACCTTTTAGTtgatttggtaaaaaaaagatTGCTGCCTGCTTAGTGTAACAATTCCTTTCTCATTGATGTACCTGGTGGGTAATGGCCTTTTGTCTTTTGTGGGTTGTCTCTCAGCTATTGCTATGCTAGCTCCACAGATGAGGAATGAGCTGATTCATCATTAACCATACCCATGCTGTCCATAATTTCATTTTGAGCTACAAGCAAAAGAACTGAAACAATCTTAATTCTAGTCATATATTTTAGGTTTTCAGAAAAATTAAGCCTTCGTCCAGGCATCCATCGCTCCAAATATTAACTAAACTATGAACTAAATGATCAAATGATTTGTATGTTTGACTATTGTACATTGCTTTATTTACTGAATCATTGTCAGTATACAAATTGATGATTGTATACTGATTTACATGAACAGAATGAAAAAGGActcttattttgttatttgttatttttgcttcttCTGcagtgttttgctgtttgcCGGCCATTTAAGCTGGGCCGTGCCAAACAGAACACTGTTTTGCTGTTGCAGACTCTACAAGTCTTGTTTCACGTTTCATTTTTGGAAAAGTGTTGAAAGCCCAAGTAGATTGTAGATCTATTGGTCTCCATAATAATCAAATTGGCTTTCAATGCTTTTGGAAAAGCAGCCCTGGAGCcagttttaataaacatttctaaatttaaaataatcgaGTAGATGCAACAGCAAAATCGTCCAAAATTCACAGTTATGGTGACAGAAATGTTGACTCGAAACTTCTCCAAAACTTTCTCCGTTTAGCCTCTTGAGGATCAGATGTCATTAACCAAAAACAGCAGTCGCAGCAGCCACTCCCATCACAGCAGTGACGACCAATCGGAGCGCAGCTTCAACAGAATCACAACAATGGGCGTGGCCTTCTGAAACAACAACTgcacaataaaacagaattgaGAGTTTCTATCAGAATCATAAGTCAATATGATAAGAAATGACAGATGCTCCTATCTTAAATGATCATTCTCTGTAAAATTCCGTTAATAAATGTGGCTGCGGTACCTTCACATGTGCCACAGAGTTGAGTGAAGTTGAGATGTGTGGTCCGGTTGCCGATGGGATTTTTGAGCACACAGCTGTAGGGGTTTTTATCCTGATATTCCACTtccagaaacagagagagattgAAGCTGACATGAGTCAAACTGACGCTGGACACGAATTGGTTTCTTTTGTACCAGGAGAGGGTTGCATTATTCGAATTGATGGACGAACACACCAACGAACAagatggtggtgatgatgaaGAACACTGTGAAGAGTCACGGCTGATGACGGGAACAGGCAGATCATCTGAAATGAAGAGAATTAAAAGTATGtaactaaaacagcattttacatCTCCTAAAGTACAGTTAAATTAAAACGTAAACTTCCAAAAAAGTTGCTTCCATATTGAGGGAACACTTCGATTTTCACCAAAGCACAAAACAAACCGCATTATTTTTGGACGGTCCCAGATGGATGACAGGTATCATGAAACAAATCACAGTGATTCGCCACGTCTTTAATCTGGGCGTGCTTGAATTGAAGACCATCACGTCAGAGTTATTATGGCACTGAAGCCCACCCCAATATTAGATTAATAAAACTGATAAGTCGTCTAATAAATGCTAGACTCTCACCGTAGACCGTGACACTGAAtctgaatgtgttttctttcttgctcTTGATGGTCATTTGGTAAATCCCAGAGTCGGTGGTTCTGCTGTTCGTGATgttcagagatccagtctgacgatccagcttcagtctgtttCTGAATCTCCCGTCAGGAACATCATCGTATGTGGAGACGTTTCCAGCCTTGATTTCAGCTATACGACTGTCTGGATGTCCAAATGTCCACAATATCAGATCATTTTCCTGCAGCTGAGTAACATTGGTCTGTAGAGTGACGGTTTCTCCCACAGTCACTGACACCGTTTTCACTGCATCGGAATGATCAATCACTGCAGAACAgagtttgtattattattattattattcaatagcACATTTAAGTTCAGGTACGCTTAAGTAAATATATCTGGTCAATTTATTTTACGATAAAGGTTGCCAAAGACGGAGGTTGCCTGTAAAACATTGAATAATAGTTTTCCAACAAAATTATGGCTGGTGAAAATAGAGTGGCTAAAAAAACCACTAACCACAAAAAAGTTGGTTCTATTATATAAGTGGCTGTtttagagaaaaagagagagtcaTAGACAAATATATTGGCACCCTAAAAGAAATCTGATCGAAtaaggttttaaaaataaatctgtaatgtTTAACCTTTTGATctttcaaaaaaagtaaaaaaaaataaaaatgtaaaataaaaaacaaatcgaGTTTGCCTGCCCATTAATTCCGGCTAGATGATGgtaatgcaaatatatacattttacactaACTTGAAGTGGTTTTTGACTCATATGAAAAATGTGTTGATGCaaataattgtgcattttaaagtctctaaaaaaaaaaaaaaaaaaaaaacgtcatatGTCTTTGCGCTATGGGATGGCAAAACCCAACTTAACCAGCAGACCGATCTCACCAAGTTTATCGGTGACGGTCTggatctggttttgaccctgcctgtcttctgctGATTGTTTTGCTGCCTACTGACCCTGCCTCAAGAGCCTGCCAACTTTGTTGACTCGTTGGATAGAAATGATGcttgtttgcaaatgttttatgtgaTATTTGGATGGAAACCTGGCTAATGATTGTATGCTTTGAAGAAAGTAAAAGTAagggaaaagagaaagagaaaatgggTTAGCAGTGACAGCAGCTTATACAGGTTTAT is from Puntigrus tetrazona isolate hp1 unplaced genomic scaffold, ASM1883169v1 S000000001, whole genome shotgun sequence and encodes:
- the LOC122331581 gene encoding SLAM family member 9-like is translated as MFCSFVFCSLCFWHLVVIDHSDAVKTVSVTVGETVTLQTNVTQLQENDLILWTFGHPDSRIAEIKAGNVSTYDDVPDGRFRNRLKLDRQTGSLNITNSRTTDSGIYQMTIKSKKENTFRFSVTVYDDLPVPVISRDSSQCSSSSPPSCSLVCSSINSNNATLSWYKRNQFVSSVSLTHVSFNLSLFLEVEYQDKNPYSCVLKNPIGNRTTHLNFTQLCGTCEVVVSEGHAHCCDSVEAALRLVVTAVMGVAAATAVFG